One stretch of Arachis hypogaea cultivar Tifrunner chromosome 20, arahy.Tifrunner.gnm2.J5K5, whole genome shotgun sequence DNA includes these proteins:
- the LOC112782233 gene encoding trihelix transcription factor DF1, translated as MENSTLPENSIENRKVAVAAAEGDSVSSDGLKGEDGERNSSGANRWPREETMALIKIRSEMDGAFRDISPKAPLWEQVSRKLGELGYERSAKKCKEKFENIYKYHRRTKEGRSGKRNGKTYRFFDQLEALDPHPNNNAVIQDAVPCSVRFPVTAMEHSSSATSSYSSGGGEDEGEGRRRKKKRRLRVFFEGLMREVLEKQESLQKKFMEVLDKCDQDRMAREQAWKTEELARIKKERELLAQERSIAAAKDEAVMSFIRKFAENSNNNGALQFPADNNNHLQEQEKEKEKEKDEVGNGINVGNFVHMSSSRWPKDEVEALIRLRTQVDEQLQQQQGNKGPLWEEVSTAMKGLGYDRSAKRCKEKWENINKYFKRMKEKNKRKPEDSKTCPYYHHLEAIYSKKPKNNNKLDDNDNDKKNELKPEELLMHIMNGQEERQQDPDQDQSSSEDADRDNHNGYQMLDNSPSSIPIMS; from the exons ATGGAAAACTCGACCTTACCGGAAAATAGCATAGAGAACAGGAAGGTGGCGGTAGCAGCGGCGGAAGGCGACAGCGTATCGTCCGATGGTTTGAAAGGCGAAGATGGTGAGCGGAACTCAAGCGGCGCGAACCGGTGGCCGCGAGAAGAGACAATGGCTTTGATAAAAATTAGGTCTGAAATGGACGGCGCCTTCAGAGACATCAGCCCCAAAGCCCCTCTTTGGGAACAAGTCTCAAG GAAATTAGGTGAGCTGGGATATGAAAGGAGTGCGAAGAAGTGTAAAGAGAAGTTTGAGAATATTTACAAGTACCATAGGAGGACCAAGGAAGGCCGTTCCGGAAAGCGTAACGGAAAAACTTACCGTTTCTTTGATCAACTCGAAGCATTAGACCCGCACCCTAACAATAACGCCGTTATTCAAGATGCGGTTCCTTGTTCCGTTAGGTTTCCGGTTACTGCAATGGAGCATTCCAGTTCCGCCACTTCGTCTTACTCGAGCGGCGGGGGTGAAGACGAAGGTgaagggaggaggaggaagaagaagaggaggctgAGGGTGTTCTTTGAGGGGCTTATGAGGGAGGTTTTGGAGAAGCAAGAGAGCCTGCAGAAGAAGTTCATGGAAGTTCTCGATAAGTGCGACCAGGATCGAATGGCGAGGGAGCAAGCATGGAAGACGGAGGAGCTTGCCAGGATCAAGAAGGAGCGCGAGCTTCTCGCTCAGGAACGGTCGATTGCCGCCGCCAAGGACGAAGCGGTTATGTCCTTCATAAGAAAGTTTGCAGAAAACAGCAACAACAATGGCGCGCTGCAATTTCCAGCTGATAATAATAACCACCTCCAGGAgcaggagaaggagaaggagaaggagaaagacGAAGTTGGGAATGGCATCAATGTTGGGAATTTTGTGCACATGAGCTCTTCGCGGTGGCCTAAGGATGAAGTGGAGGCATTGATAAGGCTGAGGACACAAGTGGATGAGCAGTTACAGCAGCAGCAAGGGAACAAGGGACCGCTTTGGGAGGAGGTGTCTACGGCCATGAAGGGACTCGGATACGATCGGAGCGCAAAGAGGTGCAAGGAGAAGTGGGAGAACATCAACAAGTACTTCAAgagaatgaaggagaagaacaaGAGGAAGCCCGAGGACTCTAAAACATGTCCCTATTATCACCATCTTGAGGCCATATACAGCAAGAAGCCCAAGAACAATAACAAGcttgatgataatgataatgacaaGAAGAACGAGTTGAAGCCTGAAGAGCTTTTGATGCATATCATGAATGGTCAAGAAGAGAGGCAGCAGGATCCAGATCAAGATCAGTCTTCATCTGAAGATGCAGACAGAGACAACCATAATGGATATCAGATGCTTGATAATAGTCCTTCTTCCATACCAATCATGAGTTAA